From one Triticum aestivum cultivar Chinese Spring chromosome 4B, IWGSC CS RefSeq v2.1, whole genome shotgun sequence genomic stretch:
- the LOC123090552 gene encoding uncharacterized protein: MDHTEFAVSPFIVATETDGGLVLLCVVPGKRPTDAQLLRNRQYFVYDACYCQLYHLPHPGPQHEINGFSLAIMREPNKGTGTGNLRPHGQAEFGHFVVAAQAHLFWGKKSPQLCIYHSATKTWSKKPVVIDSSPQKHSTTKTFTIGGPKGTVAWVDLWRNIIFCDVLAGRPTLSCLNLPPPLRPRPNVGAGNPRSHRNIAVLGNTIKYVEMLPHPDRSSSTPPSHRWEVAAWSIQKANRSWPEDWHTEGNLDSTHIKVDSGTTAATLPTLSTLHVGLPTLSLQNDAIFHFLAKIDYRQSEHTAWVLAVDMQTKTITQAAEFRAERTLGLAWGFDASSISAYLQTAPGTQQIPKRPGVPLLKSPSKKHTGDVDAMVA; the protein is encoded by the exons ATGGACCACACCGAGTTCGCCGTATCGCCCTTCATCGTGGCCACCGAGACCGACGGCGGCCTCGTCCTCCTATGCGTCGTCCCCGGTAAGCGTCCAACCGATGCCCAGCTTCTCCGAAATCGCCAATACTTCGTCTACGACGCCTGCTACTGCCAACTTTACCACCTCCCGCACCCTGGCCCACAACACGAAATCAACGGCTTCTCGCTCGCCATCATGCGCGAGCCCAACAAAGGCACCGGCACCGGCAACCTACGCCCCCATGGACAGGCAGAGTTCGGTCACTTCGTCGTTGCCGCACAAGCTCACTTATTCTGGGGTAAAAAATCTCCTCAGCTCTGCATCTATCACTCTGCTACCAAGACCTGGAGCAAGAAGCCGGTGGTGATAGATTCATCTCCACAAAAACACTCTACAACCAAGACATTCACCATTGGAGGACCCAAGGGCACCGTGGCCTGGGTGGATCTCTGGCGCAACATCATCTTCTGCGACGTGCTCGCCGGACGCCCCACGCTCAGCTGCCTGAATCTGCCACCGCCCCTCAGGCCCCGCCCCAACGTGGGCGCTGGCAATCCAAGGTCTCATCGCAACATTGCGGTCCTTGGCAACACCATCAAGTATGTCGAGATGCTGCCTCACCCCGACAGAAGCTCCTCTACGCCCCCCTCCCATCGTTGGGAGGTCGCGGCATGGAGCATCCAGAAGGCAAATCGGTCCTGGCCCGAGGACTGGCACACCGAAGGCAACCTCGATTCCACCCATATAAAGGTTGATTCTGGTACCACAGCGGCTACCCTCCCAACCTTGTCGACTCTCCACGTTGGCCTGCCCACCCTCAGCCTGCAGAATGATGCCATTTTTCACTTCCTCGCCAAGATTGACTACCGCCAAAGCGAACACACAGCTTGGGTGCTTGCTGTTGACATGCAGACCAAGACTATCACGCAAGCGGCCGAGTTTCGCGCCGAGAGGACTCTTGGTTTAGCCTGGGGCTTCGACGCAAGTAGCATCTCGGCATATCTCCAAACTGCTCCAG GTACACAGCAAATACCTAAACGACCAGGGGTGCCGTTGCTGAAATCACCTAGCAAGAAGCATACTGGAGATGTTGACGCCATGGTGGCGTGA